A region from the Musa acuminata AAA Group cultivar baxijiao chromosome BXJ1-10, Cavendish_Baxijiao_AAA, whole genome shotgun sequence genome encodes:
- the LOC135595790 gene encoding small heat shock protein, chloroplastic-like → MAGGFRVLHLVRPFLAFLPEVQSADRKIPFREKVIYTVISLFIFLVCSQLPLYGLWDRFPTARTVQQMMETMERIMDDPLGYSVTSSPSLGGEEFGGGYRRGRTPWEIKEGEGVYKMRFDMPGMTKNDVKVWVEERMLVIKAEKLPKEIKEGEEEEWSAKSYGRYNSRIALPDTIDLEKIKAEVKDGVLYVTIPKASPASKVVDISVQ, encoded by the exons ATGGCAGGAGGGTTCAGAGTGCTCCATCTTGTTAGGCCATTCCTAGCATTCTTGCCTGAAGTTCAGAGTGCTGATCGTAAAATTCCCTTTAGGGAAAAAGTTATCTACACTGTCATCTCCCTCTTTATCTTTCTAGTTTGCAGTCAGCTTCCTCTTTATG GACTGTGGGACCGATTTCCTACCGCGAGAACAGTACAGCAAATGATGGAGACAATGGAGAGAATCATGGATGATCCCCTTGGTTACAGTGTCACATCATCACCTTCCCTGGGTGGTGAGGAATTTGGGGGCGGTTATAGGAGGGGAAGGACTCCATGGGAGATCAAAGAGGGGGAAGGTGTGTACAAGATGAGGTTCGACATGCCCGGCATgaccaagaatgatgtcaaggtgtGGGTGGAGGAAAGAATGCTGGTCATCAAGGCAGAGAAACTGCCCAAGGAaataaaagaaggggaggaagaagaatggTCTGCCAAGAGCTATGGTCGATATAACAGTAGGATCGCATTGCCCGATACCATCGACCTGGAAAAGATCAAGGCAGAGGTGAAGGATGGGGTGCTCTATGTGACAATTCCAAAGGCTTCACCTGCAAGCAAGGTCGTTGACATCAGTGTTCAATGA